Proteins encoded together in one Cicer arietinum cultivar CDC Frontier isolate Library 1 chromosome 4, Cicar.CDCFrontier_v2.0, whole genome shotgun sequence window:
- the LOC101493311 gene encoding protein FAR-RED IMPAIRED RESPONSE 1-like — protein sequence MGGEKPKTILTDQDAAMAKAISLVVPETFHGLCTWHIRQNALKHVNHLYQKSSQFCLEFEACIDLHEEEAEFLNAWNSLLVEHNVSKDSWLHMIFQLKEKWAWAYVRKTFIAGMRSTQLSESFNADLKNHLKSDLNLVQFFTHFKRVVNGKRNNESEADFESRHKLPRLKMKKARMLVQAGNVYTPKIFEEFQEEYEEYQDTCIKDLKEGLYVVTNYDNTKERIVMGNPMDQKVACDCRKFETHGILCNHALKVLDAMNIKLIPQHYILKRWTRDARLGSNQDWKVKHVELDIKAHFMKRYNELCPRMIKLTNRASESHESYVFLSKVYEESNKIIDDMLAKIYVNEESSRMIHVSISIANDEIDNNLDTLGCAKGIKKRDCSHQNKKRPKSWVEKLARKRNRYSQKKKNRKKI from the coding sequence ATGGGTGGAGAAAAGCCAAAAACCATTCTAACAGATCAAGATGCTGCAATGGCTAAGGCTATTTCTTTAGTTGTGCCAGAAACATTTCATGGATTGTGCACTTGGCATATAAGACAAAATGCTCTAAAGCATGTAAATCATCTATATCAAAAGAGTTCACAATTTTGCTTAGAGTTTGAAGCATGCATAGATCTACACGAAGAAGAGGCTGAATTTTTGAATGCATGGAATTCTTTACTTGTTGAGCATAATGTTTCAAAAGATTCGTGGCTACATATGATTTTTCAATTGAAGGAAAAATGGGCATGGGCTTATGTTCGGAAAACATTCATTGCAGGTATGAGATCTACTCAATTAAGTGAGAGCTTTAATGCTGACTTGAAAAACCATTTGAAATCAGATTTAAATTTAGTACAATTTTTTACACACTTTAAAAGGGTTGTAAATGGAAAACGAAACAATGAGTCAGAAGCTGATTTTGAGTCAAGACATAAACTACCTAGATTGAAAATGAAGAAGGCTCGTATGCTTGTACAAGCCGGAAATGTTTACACTCCAAAAATTTTTGAGGAATTTCAAGAGGAATATGAGGAATATCAGGACACTTGCATAAAGGATTTGAAAGAAGGTTTGTATGTTGTTACAAATTATGATAACACAAAAGAGAGGATAGTAATGGGAAATCCTATGGATCAAAAAGTTGCTTGTGATTGTCGTAAATTTGAGACACATGGCATCTTATGCAATCATGCTTTGAAAGTTTTAGATGCCATGAATATTAAGTTAATTCCCCAACATTATATATTAAAGCGATGGACAAGAGATGCAAGGTTGGGAAGTAACCAAGATTGGAAAGTGAAACATGTTGAATTGGACATAAAAGCCCATTTCATGAAGCGATACAATGAATTATGTCCTCGAATGATTAAATTGACCAACAGAGCTTCAGAATCTCATGAAAGTTACGTATTTTTGTCCAAAGTTTATGAAGAGtccaataaaataattgatgatATGTTGGCAAAAATTTATGTGAATGAGGAATCAAGTAGAATGATTCATGTATCTATATCAATTGCAAATGATGAAATTGACAACAACTTGGACACTCTTGGTTGTGCAAAAGGCATAAAGAAGCGAGATTGTTCACATCAGAATAAAAAACGACCTAAGTCTTGGGTTGAGAAATTAGCTAGGAAGAGAAATAGAtactcacaaaaaaaaaagaatcgcAAGAAAATTTAG